The proteins below come from a single Plantactinospora sp. KBS50 genomic window:
- the paaK gene encoding phenylacetate--CoA ligase PaaK, whose amino-acid sequence MRDSEPRPAELDPIERASIDELRAVQVERLRWALRHAYGNVPHHRSAFDAAGVRPEDFREPADLARFPFTRKSDLRDSYPFGMFAVPREQVARLHASSGTTGRPTVVGYTAQDVRTWSRLMARSIRAAGGRPGDRVHVAYGYGLFTGGLGAHYGAEELGCTVIPVSGGMTERQVMLIRDFAPDVIMVTPTYFLAIVDEMLRQGVDPRGTSLRVGIFGAEPWTEDMRAEIEQRTGVHAIDIYGLSEVMGPGVAVECVETKDGLHVWEDHFYPEIVDPQTGAVLPDGERGELVFTSLTRQAMPVVRYRTGDLTRLLPGTARPMRRIEKITGRTDDMIILRGVNLFPTQIEELILRTPALSPHFQCVLTRAGRLDALTVRVERRPDAEAAAGRRAGAALAEAVKNTIGVSVAVEVIEPDGVERSLGKMRRIVDRRHEPA is encoded by the coding sequence GTGCGCGACAGCGAGCCACGGCCGGCGGAACTGGATCCGATCGAGCGGGCGTCCATCGACGAGTTGCGGGCGGTGCAGGTCGAGCGGTTGCGCTGGGCGCTGCGGCACGCGTACGGGAACGTGCCGCACCACCGGTCGGCGTTCGACGCCGCCGGGGTGCGTCCGGAGGACTTCCGGGAGCCGGCGGACCTGGCCCGTTTCCCGTTCACCCGCAAGAGCGACCTGCGGGACAGCTACCCGTTCGGCATGTTCGCCGTGCCCCGCGAGCAGGTCGCCCGGCTGCACGCCTCGTCCGGCACCACCGGCCGGCCCACGGTGGTCGGCTACACCGCGCAGGACGTGCGGACCTGGTCCCGGCTGATGGCCCGGTCCATCCGCGCGGCCGGCGGCCGGCCCGGGGACCGGGTGCACGTCGCGTACGGGTACGGCCTGTTCACCGGCGGGCTCGGCGCGCACTACGGCGCCGAGGAACTGGGCTGCACGGTGATCCCGGTCTCCGGCGGGATGACCGAGCGCCAGGTGATGCTGATCCGCGACTTCGCCCCCGACGTGATCATGGTGACGCCCACGTACTTCCTCGCCATCGTCGACGAGATGCTCCGCCAGGGCGTCGACCCGCGGGGCACCTCGTTGCGGGTGGGCATCTTCGGCGCCGAGCCGTGGACCGAGGACATGCGGGCCGAGATCGAGCAGCGCACCGGCGTGCACGCCATCGACATCTACGGGCTGTCCGAGGTGATGGGTCCGGGTGTGGCGGTGGAGTGCGTGGAGACCAAGGACGGCCTGCACGTCTGGGAGGACCACTTCTATCCCGAGATCGTCGACCCGCAGACCGGCGCGGTGCTGCCCGACGGGGAGCGCGGTGAGCTGGTGTTCACCTCGCTGACCAGGCAGGCGATGCCGGTGGTGCGCTACCGCACCGGGGACCTGACCCGGCTGCTGCCCGGTACCGCGCGGCCGATGCGGCGGATCGAGAAGATCACCGGACGCACCGACGACATGATCATCCTGCGTGGGGTGAACCTGTTCCCGACCCAGATCGAGGAGCTGATCCTGCGTACCCCGGCGCTGTCGCCGCACTTCCAGTGCGTGCTGACCCGCGCGGGCCGGCTGGACGCGCTGACGGTGAGGGTGGAGCGGCGCCCGGACGCCGAGGCGGCGGCCGGGCGGCGCGCGGGCGCGGCCCTGGCCGAGGCGGTCAAGAACACCATCGGGGTGAGCGTCGCGGTCGAGGTGATCGAGCCGGACGGGGTGGAGCGCTCGCTGGGCAAGATGCGCCGGATCGTCGACCGCCGCCACGAGCCGGCCTGA
- a CDS encoding MFS transporter: MTITDQPPPAGVGAASAAPARTGLRERLVLAVLLTAGFTLAVDFSILNVALPAIGADVGFGLGGLQWIATSFALCAAGFTLLFGRIADLFGRRRLFLVGVAALGLSSLAGGLAGAPAVLLAARVVQGLATAAITPAALSLLTTSFPEGPARDRALGLNGALMAAGFTTGAVLGGLLTDLLSWRWAFHLNVGVAAVVLALAPAVLRETRPARRPRLDVPGALVGTAALLAVVYGLTSAGRYGWSDPRGIGVLLVGALLAAVFPLVERRVAEPLVPPRVLRRRTVAAGNLAGLLAFATETSLVFLLTLYLQRVLGFAPLAAGLAFAVLGLGTVLGGLLGPRVIGRLGGPGALLAGFLGQGVATLPLAFLGAHRGWLPVLLVASFAGGVANLVAIVGFMVTATSGLPDREQGLATGLATMSQQVGITLGTPVMSAIATAGLAGVSSATAVLAGLRVAILVNTLACLGAAALVAIALRRPRPAAR, from the coding sequence ATGACCATCACCGACCAGCCGCCACCGGCCGGCGTTGGGGCGGCGAGCGCCGCGCCGGCCCGTACCGGCCTCCGGGAACGGCTCGTGCTCGCCGTCCTGCTGACCGCCGGCTTCACCCTCGCGGTCGACTTCTCGATCCTCAACGTGGCGTTGCCGGCCATCGGGGCGGACGTCGGGTTCGGCCTGGGCGGCCTGCAGTGGATCGCGACCTCGTTCGCGCTCTGCGCCGCCGGCTTCACGCTGCTGTTCGGCCGGATCGCCGATCTGTTCGGCCGGCGCCGGCTGTTCCTGGTCGGCGTCGCGGCGCTCGGCCTGTCCTCGCTGGCCGGCGGCCTGGCCGGGGCGCCGGCCGTGCTGCTCGCCGCCCGGGTGGTGCAGGGCCTGGCCACCGCGGCGATAACCCCGGCCGCGCTGTCCCTGCTCACGACCTCGTTTCCGGAGGGACCGGCCCGGGACCGCGCGCTCGGCCTCAACGGCGCGTTGATGGCCGCCGGCTTCACCACCGGCGCCGTCCTCGGCGGGCTGCTCACCGACCTGCTGAGCTGGCGCTGGGCGTTCCACCTCAACGTCGGGGTCGCGGCGGTGGTGCTGGCGCTCGCCCCGGCGGTGCTGCGGGAGACCCGCCCGGCGCGGCGACCCCGCCTCGACGTACCGGGCGCGCTGGTCGGCACGGCGGCCCTGTTGGCGGTGGTGTACGGGTTGACCTCGGCCGGCCGGTACGGCTGGTCGGATCCGCGGGGCATCGGCGTGCTGCTGGTCGGGGCGCTGCTGGCGGCGGTCTTCCCGCTGGTCGAGCGCCGGGTGGCCGAACCGCTTGTGCCGCCCCGGGTGTTGCGGCGCCGCACGGTGGCCGCCGGAAACCTGGCCGGCCTGCTGGCCTTCGCCACCGAGACCTCGCTGGTCTTCCTGCTCACCCTCTACCTGCAACGGGTGCTCGGTTTCGCGCCGCTGGCCGCCGGCCTCGCGTTCGCGGTTCTCGGCCTCGGCACCGTGCTCGGCGGCCTGCTCGGGCCGCGGGTCATCGGCCGGCTCGGCGGCCCGGGTGCGCTGCTGGCCGGCTTCCTCGGGCAGGGCGTCGCGACCCTGCCGCTGGCGTTCCTCGGCGCGCACCGCGGCTGGCTGCCCGTCCTGCTGGTGGCCTCCTTCGCGGGAGGCGTGGCGAACCTGGTGGCGATCGTCGGTTTCATGGTCACCGCCACGTCCGGCCTGCCGGACCGGGAGCAGGGGCTGGCCACCGGTCTGGCCACGATGAGTCAGCAGGTGGGCATCACCCTGGGCACGCCGGTGATGTCGGCGATCGCCACCGCCGGGCTGGCCGGCGTGTCGAGCGCGACCGCCGTGCTGGCCGGGCTGCGCGTGGCGATCCTGGTGAACACCCTGGCCTGCCTCGGCGCCGCCGCGCTGGTGGCGATCGCCCTGCGCCGGCCCCGGCCGGCCGCCCGCTGA
- a CDS encoding helix-turn-helix domain-containing protein, with translation MGLTSYGARRVPGLRREELALLAGVSPTYYTRLEQGQSSNASPAVIDALARALRLTDDERAHLHDLARPVARRRRRAPRPEHASPSSVRLIEAMPAVPALVLGPRTEVLAWNRLGHALLAGHHDPAAPARPADRPNLTRMLFLDPHTRDLYPDWATEAARAVASLRLIAGRRRDDPRLAELVGELSLNSAAFATLWSQHPVQTCVAGTKTLRHPEVGELDLEFHVLDLPDGSGHRIFTYTAAPGSAAEAALRLLDTAIDLAPAGVSATKATTGGIPGRRIGACGSDGTARSPW, from the coding sequence ATGGGCCTCACCTCGTACGGTGCCCGCCGTGTTCCCGGGTTGCGCCGCGAGGAACTGGCGCTGCTCGCGGGGGTGAGCCCGACCTACTACACGCGGCTGGAGCAGGGCCAGAGCAGCAACGCGTCACCGGCGGTGATCGACGCGCTGGCCCGGGCGTTGCGGTTGACCGACGACGAGCGGGCACACCTGCACGACCTGGCCCGGCCGGTCGCGCGCCGCCGCCGCCGGGCGCCCCGGCCCGAGCACGCCAGCCCGAGCAGCGTACGGCTGATCGAGGCGATGCCCGCCGTCCCGGCGCTGGTGCTCGGGCCGCGTACCGAGGTGCTGGCCTGGAACCGGCTCGGGCACGCGCTGCTGGCCGGGCACCACGACCCCGCGGCGCCGGCCCGACCGGCCGACCGGCCGAACCTCACCCGGATGCTGTTCCTCGACCCGCACACCCGCGACCTCTATCCGGACTGGGCGACCGAGGCGGCGCGGGCGGTCGCCTCGCTGCGGCTGATCGCCGGCCGGCGCCGGGACGACCCGCGGCTCGCCGAACTGGTCGGCGAGCTGAGCCTGAACAGCGCCGCGTTCGCGACGCTGTGGTCCCAGCATCCGGTGCAGACGTGCGTGGCCGGCACCAAGACGCTGCGGCATCCGGAGGTGGGCGAGCTGGACCTGGAGTTCCACGTCCTGGACCTGCCGGACGGCAGCGGGCACCGGATCTTCACGTACACGGCCGCCCCGGGCAGCGCGGCCGAGGCGGCGCTGCGGCTGCTGGACACCGCCATCGACCTCGCTCCCGCGGGAGTTTCGGCCACAAAAGCGACAACAGGCGGCATCCCGGGGCGCAGAATCGGGGCATGCGGCAGCGATGGGACGGCGCGGTCGCCCTGGTGA
- a CDS encoding SDR family oxidoreductase produces MRQRWDGAVALVTGASSGIGAAVAGRLAAGGARVYVSGRDRGRLAEVADRLGGTALPADLGAPEQAGELAGRVLAAAGRVDVLVHSAGRGWAAPFTGTDPATVAELVAVNLTAPVLLTGALLPGMLARGRGRLGFVGSIAGRLAVRDEAVYSATKAGLGVFADSLRQELRGGPVTVTELVPAVVDTPFFVRRGRPYPRRAPRPVPADRAAAALLAALLAGRAEAYLPRWMRLPVTVRAAAPATYRRLAGRLG; encoded by the coding sequence ATGCGGCAGCGATGGGACGGCGCGGTCGCCCTGGTGACCGGCGCCTCGTCGGGGATCGGGGCGGCGGTGGCCGGACGGCTCGCCGCCGGCGGCGCCCGGGTGTACGTGAGCGGCCGCGACCGCGGCCGGCTGGCCGAGGTGGCCGACCGGCTCGGCGGTACGGCGCTGCCGGCCGACCTCGGGGCGCCGGAGCAGGCCGGCGAGCTGGCCGGCCGGGTGCTGGCCGCCGCCGGCCGGGTCGACGTGCTGGTGCACAGCGCCGGCCGCGGCTGGGCGGCGCCGTTCACCGGCACGGACCCCGCGACCGTCGCCGAACTCGTGGCGGTCAACCTCACCGCCCCGGTGCTGCTGACCGGCGCGCTGCTGCCGGGGATGCTGGCCCGCGGGCGGGGGCGGCTCGGCTTCGTGGGCTCGATCGCCGGCCGGCTGGCGGTCCGGGACGAGGCGGTCTACTCGGCCACCAAGGCCGGGCTGGGCGTCTTCGCCGACAGCCTGCGGCAGGAACTGCGCGGCGGCCCGGTCACGGTGACCGAGCTGGTGCCGGCGGTGGTGGACACCCCGTTCTTCGTCCGGCGCGGCCGGCCGTACCCGCGCCGCGCCCCCCGGCCGGTACCGGCCGATCGGGCGGCCGCGGCGCTGCTGGCGGCGCTGCTGGCCGGGCGGGCCGAGGCGTACCTGCCGCGCTGGATGCGGCTGCCGGTGACGGTGCGGGCCGCCGCGCCGGCCACCTACCGCCGGCTGGCCGGCCGGCTCGGCTGA
- the hpnH gene encoding adenosyl-hopene transferase HpnH, which produces MSMPLRQSIRVGRYLMTQRLRRRQHFPLLVELEPLFACNLACAGCGKIQHPADVLKRRMPVEQALAAIDECGAPMVSIAGGEPLMHPQIDELVTELIRRRKYVFLCTNAALLPKKIDKFRPSPYFAFVVHLDGLRERHDASVCKEGVFDQAVAAVREAKRRGFRVNTNTTFFSTDTAQTVIEVLDYLNDDLAVDQMQISPAYAYDKAPDQDHFLGVTETRTLFRKAFAEGRRKRWRLNHSPLFLDFLEGRIDFPCTAWAIPSYSLFGWQRPCYLLGDGYAKTYRELVETTDWSAYGRGRDVRCNNCMAHCGYEPTAVLATMSSLRESLRAMRAAN; this is translated from the coding sequence ATGAGCATGCCGCTGCGCCAGAGCATCCGCGTGGGCCGTTATCTGATGACCCAGCGGCTGCGCCGCCGGCAGCACTTCCCGCTGCTGGTCGAGCTGGAACCACTGTTCGCCTGCAACCTCGCCTGCGCCGGCTGCGGCAAGATCCAGCACCCGGCGGACGTGCTCAAACGCCGGATGCCGGTGGAGCAGGCGCTGGCCGCGATCGACGAGTGCGGCGCGCCGATGGTGTCCATCGCCGGTGGCGAGCCGCTGATGCACCCGCAGATCGACGAGCTGGTGACCGAGCTGATCCGGCGGCGCAAGTACGTCTTCCTCTGCACCAACGCGGCGCTGCTGCCCAAGAAGATCGACAAGTTCCGGCCGTCCCCGTACTTCGCCTTCGTGGTGCACCTGGACGGCCTGCGCGAGCGGCACGACGCCTCGGTCTGCAAGGAGGGGGTGTTCGATCAGGCCGTGGCCGCGGTCCGGGAGGCCAAGCGGCGCGGCTTCCGGGTCAACACGAACACCACCTTCTTCTCCACCGACACCGCGCAGACCGTGATCGAGGTGCTCGACTACCTCAACGACGACCTGGCCGTGGACCAGATGCAGATCTCGCCGGCCTACGCGTACGACAAGGCGCCGGACCAGGATCACTTCCTGGGCGTGACGGAGACCCGGACGCTGTTCCGCAAGGCGTTCGCCGAGGGCCGCCGCAAGCGCTGGCGGCTGAACCACTCCCCGCTGTTCCTGGACTTCCTGGAGGGCCGGATCGACTTCCCGTGCACCGCCTGGGCGATCCCGTCGTACTCGCTGTTCGGCTGGCAACGGCCGTGCTACCTGCTCGGCGACGGGTACGCCAAGACCTACCGGGAGCTGGTGGAGACCACCGACTGGTCGGCCTACGGCCGGGGCCGGGACGTGCGCTGCAACAACTGCATGGCGCACTGCGGGTACGAGCCGACGGCGGTGCTGGCCACCATGTCCTCGCTGCGCGAGTCGCTGCGCGCCATGCGGGCGGCGAACTGA
- the ispH gene encoding 4-hydroxy-3-methylbut-2-enyl diphosphate reductase, translating into MAEWAAATTVRRVVLAAPRSFCAGVERAIEVVERALDRHGPPVYVRKQIVHNSHVIAELTGRGAVFVDELDEIPPGAVTVFSAHGVAPAVRAAAAERGLPVIDATCPLVAKVHSEARRFTGRGGTVLLIGHAGHEEVEGTLGEAPGRISLVENARDAERVRVPDPDAVSYLVQTTLAVEDVADVLAVLRRRFPALAGPPSDDICYASTNRQAALRAVAAVADVVLVLGSANSSNSRRLVEVAHRAGTSAHLVDDVAAVDLRWLAGARTVGVTAGASAPPWLVEQTVAALRGLGAHEVRESTVSVEDVQFTLPKEVRS; encoded by the coding sequence CTGGCCGAGTGGGCCGCGGCGACCACGGTCCGCCGGGTGGTGCTGGCCGCGCCCCGCTCGTTCTGCGCCGGGGTGGAACGGGCCATCGAGGTGGTCGAGCGGGCGTTGGACCGGCACGGCCCGCCGGTGTACGTGCGCAAGCAGATCGTGCACAACTCGCACGTCATCGCCGAGCTGACCGGTCGCGGCGCGGTCTTCGTGGACGAACTCGACGAGATCCCGCCGGGGGCCGTCACGGTCTTCTCGGCGCACGGGGTGGCACCCGCGGTACGCGCGGCCGCCGCCGAGCGCGGCCTGCCGGTCATCGACGCGACCTGTCCGCTGGTGGCGAAGGTGCACAGCGAGGCGCGCCGGTTCACCGGGCGGGGCGGCACCGTGCTGCTGATCGGCCACGCCGGGCACGAGGAGGTGGAGGGCACCCTCGGCGAGGCGCCCGGGCGGATCAGCCTGGTCGAGAACGCCCGGGACGCCGAACGGGTGCGGGTGCCCGATCCGGACGCGGTGTCCTACCTGGTGCAGACCACGCTGGCGGTCGAGGACGTGGCGGACGTGCTGGCCGTGCTGCGCCGCCGGTTCCCGGCGCTGGCCGGGCCGCCCAGCGACGACATCTGCTACGCCAGCACCAACCGGCAGGCCGCGCTGCGCGCGGTGGCCGCCGTCGCCGACGTGGTGCTGGTGCTCGGCTCGGCCAACTCGTCGAACTCCCGCCGGCTGGTCGAGGTGGCGCACCGGGCCGGCACCTCGGCACACCTGGTCGACGACGTCGCCGCGGTGGACCTGCGCTGGCTGGCCGGCGCCCGCACGGTGGGCGTCACGGCCGGGGCGTCGGCGCCGCCGTGGCTGGTCGAGCAGACCGTCGCCGCGCTGCGCGGCCTGGGCGCGCACGAGGTACGCGAGAGCACCGTCTCCGTCGAGGACGTCCAGTTCACCCTTCCGAAGGAGGTCCGATCATGA
- the shc gene encoding squalene--hopene cyclase: protein MAGELATNVTMEAEDLLLRHFLGIVTPDELADTARWIRSRQQPEGGWATFEGGPGDLSTTVEAYAALRLAGDPVDAEHLRRARRFVLAHGGIERTRVFTRIWLALFGEWPWDALPAVPPEVVLLPRWVPLNIYDFACWARQTIVPLAVVRTLRPIRPLGFGLAELRTGRRPAPAPPLRTRAGWLHRLDGVLHGYDRHPVGPVRRNALRRAAEWIIARQEADGSWGGIQPPWVYSLLALHLLGYPLEHPVLRAGLAGLDRFTIREDTPAGPVRRLEACQSPVWDTALAVTALADAGVPAGHPALRRAGDWLLAEEIRVTGDWAVRRPGTPPGGGWAFEFDNDGYPDTDDTAEVLLALGRAGAGEPTAAAVRRGHRWLHAMQCRDGGWAAFDVDNTRGIARDLPFCDFGEVIDPPSADVTAHVVEALAVQGGAGSPAVRRGVDWLLRAQERDGSWFGRWGVNHVYGTGAAVPALIAAGLPAEHPAVGRALDWLGRVQNPDGGWGEDIRSYRQPGWRGRGASTASQTAWALLALHAAGAGDTDRAWRGIGWLVERQRPDGGWDEDLYTGTGFPGDFSINYHLYRLVFPVSALGRLLGAGDAPR from the coding sequence GTGGCAGGGGAACTGGCCACCAACGTCACGATGGAGGCCGAGGACCTGCTGCTGCGGCACTTCCTGGGCATCGTCACCCCGGACGAACTGGCCGACACGGCCCGGTGGATCCGCTCGCGGCAGCAGCCCGAGGGCGGCTGGGCCACCTTCGAGGGCGGCCCGGGGGACCTGTCCACCACCGTCGAGGCGTACGCGGCGCTGCGGCTGGCCGGCGACCCGGTCGACGCCGAACACCTGCGCCGCGCCCGGCGGTTCGTGCTGGCCCACGGCGGGATCGAGCGGACCCGGGTGTTCACCCGGATCTGGCTGGCGCTGTTCGGCGAATGGCCCTGGGACGCGCTGCCGGCCGTACCGCCGGAGGTGGTGCTGCTGCCCCGCTGGGTGCCGCTGAACATCTACGACTTCGCCTGCTGGGCCCGGCAGACCATCGTGCCGCTGGCGGTGGTCCGCACCCTGCGCCCGATCCGGCCGCTCGGCTTCGGCCTGGCCGAACTGCGCACCGGCCGGCGGCCCGCGCCGGCCCCGCCGCTGCGGACCCGGGCCGGCTGGCTGCACCGGCTGGACGGCGTGCTGCACGGCTACGACCGGCACCCGGTCGGGCCGGTACGCCGCAACGCGCTGCGCCGGGCCGCCGAGTGGATCATCGCGCGGCAGGAGGCGGACGGTTCGTGGGGCGGCATCCAGCCGCCGTGGGTCTACTCGCTGCTGGCCCTGCACCTGCTCGGCTACCCGCTGGAGCACCCGGTGCTGCGCGCCGGCCTGGCCGGGTTGGACCGGTTCACCATCCGCGAGGACACCCCGGCCGGGCCGGTACGGCGGCTGGAGGCGTGCCAGTCGCCGGTCTGGGACACCGCGCTGGCGGTGACCGCGCTCGCCGACGCCGGGGTGCCGGCCGGACATCCGGCGCTGCGCCGGGCGGGCGACTGGCTGCTGGCCGAGGAGATCCGGGTGACCGGGGACTGGGCGGTGCGCCGGCCCGGCACGCCGCCCGGCGGCGGCTGGGCGTTCGAGTTCGACAACGACGGCTACCCGGACACCGACGACACCGCCGAGGTGCTGCTGGCGCTCGGCCGGGCCGGCGCGGGGGAGCCGACCGCGGCCGCCGTCCGGCGCGGCCACCGCTGGCTGCACGCCATGCAGTGCCGGGACGGCGGCTGGGCGGCCTTCGACGTCGACAACACCCGGGGCATCGCCCGGGACCTGCCGTTCTGCGACTTCGGCGAGGTCATCGACCCGCCCAGCGCCGACGTCACGGCGCACGTGGTGGAGGCCCTCGCGGTGCAGGGCGGCGCGGGCTCCCCGGCGGTCCGCCGCGGGGTCGACTGGCTGCTGCGCGCCCAGGAACGCGACGGTTCGTGGTTCGGCCGGTGGGGGGTGAACCACGTCTACGGCACCGGCGCGGCGGTTCCGGCCCTGATCGCGGCCGGGTTGCCGGCCGAGCACCCGGCGGTCGGCCGGGCACTGGACTGGCTGGGCCGGGTGCAGAACCCCGACGGCGGCTGGGGCGAGGACATCCGCTCCTACCGCCAGCCGGGCTGGCGGGGCCGCGGCGCGTCCACCGCCTCGCAGACCGCGTGGGCCCTGCTCGCGCTGCACGCCGCGGGCGCCGGCGACACCGACCGCGCCTGGCGGGGGATCGGCTGGCTGGTGGAGCGGCAGCGCCCGGACGGCGGATGGGACGAGGACCTCTACACCGGCACCGGCTTCCCGGGCGACTTCTCCATCAACTACCACCTGTACCGGCTGGTCTTCCCGGTCAGCGCGCTGGGCCGGCTGCTCGGCGCCGGGGACGCGCCCCGGTGA
- a CDS encoding polyprenyl synthetase family protein — protein MTLTLSGILTEVDELVRPDLLRSLDRIDERTRRTAGYQLGFWDADGIPTTRGGGKGLRPALVLLSARAAGRPARDGVPAAVAIELVHNFSLLHDDVIDRDVERRHRPTAWAAFGIGPAILAGDALLALAGEVLAEAPAPGGPAAARCLAGAVRRLIAGQAEDVAFEQRLDVTLDECLAMARGKTAALLSCAAAIGAELCAAPAALRAGLARYGDQLGLAFQLADDLLGIWGEPAVTGKPVLADLRARKKSVPVVRALTAGGPASERLAELYARPGELSDADLALAAALIEETGARDWTAKQADRLRTEALAELDALAALDGAAGIDGAAGIDGAAGMDGAAGMGGLADAHDELVALAHFSTGRNH, from the coding sequence ATGACCCTGACCCTGTCCGGCATCCTCACCGAGGTCGACGAACTGGTCCGGCCCGACCTGCTGCGGTCCCTGGACCGGATCGACGAGCGGACCCGCCGGACCGCCGGCTACCAGCTCGGCTTCTGGGACGCCGACGGGATACCCACGACCCGGGGCGGCGGCAAGGGGCTGCGCCCCGCGCTCGTGCTGCTCTCCGCCCGGGCCGCCGGCCGGCCGGCCCGCGACGGCGTACCGGCGGCGGTCGCGATCGAGCTGGTGCACAACTTCTCGCTGCTGCACGACGACGTGATCGACCGGGACGTCGAACGCCGGCACCGGCCGACCGCCTGGGCGGCGTTCGGGATCGGCCCGGCCATCCTGGCCGGGGACGCGCTGCTCGCCCTCGCCGGCGAGGTGCTGGCCGAGGCGCCCGCGCCCGGCGGCCCGGCCGCGGCGCGCTGCCTGGCCGGGGCGGTGCGGCGGCTGATCGCCGGGCAGGCCGAGGACGTGGCGTTCGAGCAGCGCCTGGACGTCACCCTCGACGAGTGCCTGGCCATGGCCCGCGGCAAGACCGCCGCGCTGCTGAGCTGCGCCGCCGCGATCGGCGCGGAACTCTGCGCCGCCCCCGCGGCGCTGCGGGCCGGCCTGGCCCGCTACGGCGACCAGCTCGGGCTGGCCTTCCAGCTCGCCGACGACCTGCTGGGCATCTGGGGCGAGCCGGCGGTCACCGGCAAGCCGGTGCTGGCCGACCTGCGCGCCCGCAAGAAGTCGGTCCCGGTGGTCCGGGCGCTGACCGCGGGCGGCCCGGCCAGCGAGCGGCTGGCCGAGCTGTACGCGCGGCCCGGGGAACTCTCCGATGCCGACCTGGCGCTGGCCGCGGCGCTGATCGAGGAGACCGGCGCCCGGGACTGGACCGCCAAGCAGGCCGACCGGCTGCGCACCGAGGCGCTGGCCGAACTGGACGCGCTGGCCGCGCTGGACGGTGCGGCCGGGATCGACGGTGCCGCCGGGATCGACGGTGCGGCCGGGATGGATGGTGCGGCCGGGATGGGCGGGCTGGCCGACGCGCACGACGAACTGGTCGCGCTGGCCCACTTCAGCACCGGGCGGAACCACTGA
- the hpnE gene encoding hydroxysqualene dehydroxylase HpnE: protein MSAERVCVIGGGLAGIAAALRLADTGLPVTLLETRPHLGGATYSFPRGDLMVDTGQHVFLRCYVAYRQLLDRIGSTGRVIQQDVFAVPVLRPGAAAHRLVRSRRLPAPAHLLPALAGYRPLRPRQRWAAIRAAAALRRVDPDDPGADDANFGSWLAAHGQDGPTVRRFWDLICVAALNAPAAGSSLALAARVFRTGLLDAVDAADLGLPAVPLLDLHGRPARAALERAGATVLAGTRVREIVPTGAGYEVGGDGFRLPAAAVVLALPHEPAAQLVPAAAAPDRDRWVRLGAAPIVNVHLRYAEPVTALPFAAALDSPAQWIFDRTPAGSSGQYLVVSLSAADAVLRRPAAELIRTQVLALGELFPAAARTAVRDAFVTREPRATFRQAPGTRALRPASRTALPGLALAGAWTDTGWPDTMEGAVRSGQRAADVVLAHLGARTPTTEALT, encoded by the coding sequence GTGAGCGCCGAGCGGGTCTGCGTCATCGGCGGCGGGCTGGCCGGGATCGCCGCGGCGCTGCGGCTGGCCGACACCGGGCTGCCGGTCACGCTCCTGGAGACCCGACCGCACCTGGGCGGCGCCACCTACTCGTTCCCGCGCGGCGACCTGATGGTCGACACCGGCCAGCACGTCTTCCTGCGCTGCTACGTCGCCTACCGGCAACTGCTGGACCGCATCGGCAGCACGGGCCGGGTGATCCAGCAGGACGTCTTCGCGGTCCCGGTGCTGCGTCCGGGCGCGGCCGCGCACCGGCTGGTCCGCAGCCGGCGGCTGCCGGCCCCGGCTCACCTGCTGCCGGCGCTGGCCGGCTACCGACCGCTGCGGCCCCGGCAGCGCTGGGCGGCCATCCGCGCCGCCGCCGCGCTGCGCCGGGTCGACCCGGACGACCCGGGCGCCGACGACGCCAACTTCGGCTCCTGGCTGGCCGCGCACGGCCAGGACGGGCCGACCGTACGCCGGTTCTGGGACCTGATCTGCGTGGCCGCGCTGAACGCGCCGGCCGCCGGGTCCTCGCTCGCGCTGGCCGCCCGGGTCTTCCGCACCGGGCTGCTGGACGCCGTCGACGCGGCCGACCTGGGCCTGCCCGCGGTCCCGCTGCTGGACCTGCACGGCCGGCCGGCCCGGGCCGCGCTGGAACGCGCCGGCGCCACCGTGCTGGCCGGTACCCGGGTCCGGGAGATCGTCCCGACCGGCGCCGGATACGAGGTCGGCGGCGACGGGTTCCGGCTCCCCGCCGCGGCCGTGGTGCTGGCGCTGCCGCACGAACCGGCCGCCCAACTCGTCCCGGCGGCGGCCGCGCCGGACCGCGACCGGTGGGTCCGGCTGGGCGCCGCGCCGATCGTCAACGTCCACCTGCGGTACGCCGAACCGGTGACCGCGCTGCCGTTCGCGGCGGCCCTGGACAGCCCGGCACAGTGGATCTTCGACCGCACGCCGGCCGGATCCTCCGGGCAGTACCTGGTCGTCTCCCTCTCGGCCGCCGACGCGGTGCTGCGCCGGCCGGCCGCGGAGCTGATCCGCACCCAGGTGCTTGCCCTGGGTGAGCTGTTCCCGGCCGCGGCCCGGACCGCGGTACGGGATGCGTTCGTGACCCGGGAACCCCGGGCCACCTTCCGGCAGGCGCCCGGCACCCGGGCGCTGCGGCCGGCGTCCCGCACCGCGCTGCCGGGGCTCGCCCTGGCCGGCGCGTGGACCGACACCGGCTGGCCGGACACCATGGAGGGCGCCGTACGCAGCGGCCAGCGGGCCGCCGACGTCGTCCTCGCCCATCTCGGGGCGCGTACACCGACGACGGAGGCGCTGACATGA